A single region of the Lycium barbarum isolate Lr01 chromosome 2, ASM1917538v2, whole genome shotgun sequence genome encodes:
- the LOC132626773 gene encoding protein disulfide-isomerase-like, with protein sequence MANTCKVFGSLLVVVAFLAVSAVATDDQAENDIVQSKDEFVWTLDHTNYSDIISQHKMIVVEFYAPWCGYCQQLAPKYEEAASVLNSHDPPVILAKMDTTVLENAELARNYTHNGVPSIKIFRNGGKVVHDYKGTRETEGIIAYLKKHAGPASLVIKSKEDAASLIDVKKIVVAGIFPELSLDKIQNFTALAEDLRVDYDFVHTSDAKLLPRGGPVDKPTIRLFKPFDELYADFEDFQVEAMQNFIEETSVPIMAILDDKPENQQFVNNFLHSPGDKVFLFVNFTTDVDAFKSKYYDVAVSYKGKEANFLLGDAETGKRALQYFGLDTDQTPLIFVLAMDGTKYVQRHVQPDSLASWLKDYKDGKLKPYLKSQPIPEVNNEPVKVVVAETLEDMVFNSRKDVLLEFYRLGCKYCEEFAPVLDEIALSFEKDPDVLIAKIDGMENDIPRDRFEVQGFPTLYLKSATGSLSRFEGNRTKEAIIEFIQTNRGTPAPSNFVKSDLPVSEQAQTDPVKDEL encoded by the exons ATGGCTAATACTTGTAAAGTTTTCGGTAGTCTTTTAGTAGTTGTAGCCTTTCTTGCTGTTTCTGCTGTTGCAACTGATGATCAAGCAGAAAATGACATTGTACAGTCTAAGGATGAGTTTGTGTGGACTTTGGATCATACTAACTACTCTGATATTATTTCTCAGCACAAGATGATTGTTGTTGAGTTCTATGCGCCTTG GTGTGGATACTGCCAGCAACTTGCGCCTAAG TACGAAGAAGCAGCTTCGGTGTTGAATAGTCATGATCCTCCAGTTATTCTTGCTAAAATGGATACAACAGTTCTAGAAAATGCAGAACTTGCAAGAAATTACACCCATAATGGTGTTCCAAGCATCAAGATCTTCCGGAATGGTGGCAAGGTGGTTCATGATTATAAAGGTACTCGTGAGACAGAGGGTATAATTGCCTATTTGAAAAAACATGCGGGCCCTGCATCTCTTGTAATCAAATCGAAGGAAGATGCTGCAAGCCTTATTGATGTGAAAAAGATCGTTGTT GCTGGCATATTTCCAGAACTCTCTTTAGATAAGATTCAGAACTTCACAGCTTTAGCTGAAGATTTACGAGTAGATTACGATTTTGTTCACACAAGTGATGCCAAACTCCTCCCTCGTGGCGGGCCGGTTGATAAGCCAACTATTCGTTTATTTAAGCCATTTGATGAACTCTATGCTGATTTCGAG GATTTTCAAGTTGAGGCAATGCAGAATTTCATTGAAGAAACTAGTGTTCCAATCATGGCTATTCTTGATGACAAACCAGAAAACCAGCAATTTGTTAACAACTTTTTGCATAGTCCGGGGGACAAG GTATTTCTATTTGTAAACTTCACCACTGATGTTGATGCTTTCAAGTCCAAATACTATGATGTTGCAGTCAGTTACAAGGGAAAGGAAGCAAACTTCCTCTTGGGAGATGCTGAGACTGGTAAAAGGGCCCTTCAG TATTTTGGATTGGACACTGACCAGACACCTTTAATCTTCGTACTCGCCATGGACGGCACAAAATACGTTCAGCGACATGTACAACCCGATAGCCTTGCATCTTGGTTGAAGGATTATAAG GATGGAAAGTTGAAACCATACTTGAAATCGCAGCCTATTCCAGAAGTAAACAATGAGCCTGTCAAGGTGGTTGTTGCagagactcttgaggatatggtGTTCAACTCCAGGAAAGATG TACTGCTAGAGTTCTATCGACTTGGGTGTAAATACTGTGAGGAGTTTGCTCCGGTCTTGGATGAAATAGCTCTCTCATTTGAAAAAGACCCTGATGTCCTAATTGCTAAAATT GACGGAATGGAAAACGATATACCTCGTGATCGATTTGAAGTTCAAGGATTCCCAACTTTATACTTGAAATCTGCAACCGGTAGTTTGTCACGGTTTGAGGGAAATAGAACAAAAGAGGCCATTATTGAATTTATCCAGACAAATAGGGGTACCCCTGCCCCCTCAAACTTTGTGAAATCTGATTTACCCGTATCAGAACAGGCACAAACAGATCCAGTGAAGGATGAGTTGTAA